The genomic region CAGTTCCAAGTCCGTGGCATTTTGGACAAGCTCCGTAGGGTGAATTAAAAGAAAAGGTATTGGGTTGAGGATCTTCGTAACTAATTCCCGTACTGGGGCACATCAGGTTACGGCTATATTGTTTAAGCAGGTTAGAATCCAGGTCCATCACCATCAATTCACCTTTTCCTTGTTTTATGGCTGTTTGAACAGATTTATAAATTCGCTCCCTGTCCGATTCTTTGGCAATTATCCGATCAATCACCACTTCGATATTATGGATTTTATAGCGATCCAATTTGGGTTTGGAGGATACATCCATAATTTCCCCATCCACTCTGACCTTGGAATAGCCTTGTTTTTGAATTTGTTCGAACAATTCGCGGTAATGCCCTTTTCTACCTTTAACGATGGGAGCAAGAATAGCTGTTTTCTTACCGGCGAAGTTGCGGAGAATAGTATCTACGATTTCCTCGTCGGAATATTTTTGCATCAACTCACCCGTATTAAACGAGTAGGCTTTTGAGGCACGGGCAAATAATAAACGGAGGAAGTCATAAATTTCAGTAACCGTTCCGACGGTGCTTCGCGGGTTGCGGTTGGTAGTTTTTTGCTCGATGGAAATAACCGGACTCAAGCCATTAATTTTGTCCACGTCCGGCCTTTCCATATTGCCCAAAAACTGGCGGGCATAGGCATTAAAACTTTCCATATAGCGTCGTTGTCCTTCTGCATAAATGGTATCAAAAGCCAGGGATGATTTTCCACTTCCGCTAAGTCCGGTGATAACCACCAGTTTATTTCGAGGAATAGAAATATCAATATTTTTAAGGTTATGT from Bacteroidia bacterium harbors:
- a CDS encoding excinuclease ABC subunit UvrA; amino-acid sequence: MNNPLVAAEEEFIEVLGAREHNLKNIDISIPRNKLVVITGLSGSGKSSLAFDTIYAEGQRRYMESFNAYARQFLGNMERPDVDKINGLSPVISIEQKTTNRNPRSTVGTVTEIYDFLRLLFARASKAYSFNTGELMQKYSDEEIVDTILRNFAGKKTAILAPIVKGRKGHYRELFEQIQKQGYSKVRVDGEIMDVSSKPKLDRYKIHNIEVVIDRIIAKESDRERIYKSVQTAIKQGKGELMVMDLDSNLLKQYSRNLMCPSTGISYEDPQPNTFSFNSPYGACPKCHGLGT